The following proteins are encoded in a genomic region of Roseinatronobacter sp. S2:
- a CDS encoding LysE family translocator — MTITLLELLFYAGAIVILFLTPGPVWLALTARAMSGGAASAAPLAVGVALGDLLWPLAAIFGLTWILTLYGDLLELMNWVAVAMFVVMGVQLIRHAHGRIAADSRLTRPGHMAGFLAGVTVILANPKAILFYMGVLPGFFDLTRITTADVAAILAVSALIPMMGNLGMALAIGKLRNLLKSGRALALTNTIAGALMICVAIGIALT; from the coding sequence ATGACAATTACCCTGCTGGAATTGCTGTTTTACGCAGGCGCGATTGTCATCCTGTTTCTGACCCCCGGCCCTGTCTGGCTGGCCCTGACGGCGCGCGCCATGTCGGGCGGGGCCGCATCCGCCGCGCCGCTGGCCGTGGGCGTGGCGCTGGGGGATCTGTTGTGGCCGCTGGCCGCAATCTTCGGGCTGACATGGATTTTGACACTTTACGGTGATCTGCTGGAGTTGATGAATTGGGTCGCCGTGGCCATGTTTGTGGTGATGGGGGTGCAGCTTATCCGGCATGCGCATGGCCGCATTGCCGCCGACAGCCGCCTGACACGCCCCGGCCATATGGCGGGGTTTCTGGCGGGTGTAACCGTCATTCTGGCCAACCCCAAGGCGATCTTGTTCTATATGGGCGTGTTGCCCGGCTTTTTTGACCTGACGCGCATCACCACTGCGGATGTGGCGGCAATTCTGGCGGTATCCGCGCTGATACCGATGATGGGTAATCTGGGCATGGCGCTGGCTATTGGAAAACTGCGCAACCTGCTGAAATCAGGCAGGGCACTGGCGCTGACCAACACCATAGCGGGCGCGCTTATGATTTGTGTGGCCATCGGGATCGCACTTACCTGA